atgtgaaaaaacaagcaaacccaACCAAAAGagcaagttcatactaatattaTGTCCTTTCACCAATATCATAAAGctcagatgcagttttttcttgaaatatataacttgttagcatatctacatgtgttggtttacaaattaTCAAAGTGGCCgttccatcctttcatttttccgtatgtggccctcagtggaaaaagtttggacacccctacagtAAACCATGTCCAATCATAGGGTTCATTAACAAATTATCCAATTTTTAAAACAGATTAGGGCAGCATGTTTTATATTAATGATGTACACTTGGGTCCAGAAGTATTTAGACAATGAATTACTTTGTCCAAGTACTGTACTTATGAGGCCCTGAAAATGGAGGTGGATTCCCAAATGATAATCCCCATATTCATGTGAAATTGCTCTTAACTGCAAACTGCAAGTATCGATTGTTTTATGTCAGATCCATTGTGCTGGCCTTTAAAGGCAAGATGGTAAAAGCTCTGCCTTTGTCTAAAATACTTGTGGGCACTATTTGACTCCATGCAGGCGTACGTGCTCTCAACTTAAGCAGCCCCAGAGACGTGTTCAGGCCTGACTCAGCCAGTCAGTCGGATACTTGACATTTGCATAGGGTGGTGCCTGCCTAGCGAAGCTTGATTCCTGTCCTCAGCCCCTCTACTGCAGCGTGCTCTCGCAAGAATTCagcagacacttcattaggtaccccTGTACATTGAAATAAGGAAGGAATgtgcagctgtacctaatgGAGTGTCCGGTGGATTTCTTAACATATATGATCTTCATTGTGCCTAAGTGCAGCATCATGAGAGTATTGTTGCACCTGCACATTCTTCATATGCTTACATAacaaacatatttataaattcatATCAAAGAATGCAAAGAGTCATTGGTTTGAGACCACTGAAGCAAATGAACAGTGCCTCCCACGACTGCACTTAAGTAGGAATCTACAACCCACACTTTCTGTACAGCCAGCCACCTTTTCTGCAAGCACTTTgtttaaaatgacgttatttttgtgATTGGAGAGCTTCTTTCGAAAACATGCCGGTGTTGTCGGCAGAGCCACTCCTCTACATatactactgtattttctgtGCATACAATCACTAGCCACAACATAACATACACTTTCACAGCTGAAGGGATGGATGAAGTTTTGATCGACAGTTTTTGTTCCATTAAATGTCATCGACTGTGCAGGTATTTTTAACGTGGCCTATGACTCAGTAACTCTGCAGCATGCAACGAAACAAGCTGTGGTTTATTTGACCTCACCTTACTTCCTCTTCTTTCAGCCTGCGTGCTGCCTGCTTTGACTGTTTGATTTGCATGTCCAGTCTGTGTAAGAAGTCTTTGGCTGAGAGCTCCTCTGCTTGAGGCCGGGGGGCTTTGGAGTCTTCAGGCGGCGGCGAAGGCGACGGCGAAGGTCCCTCGACATCCtgctgcaacacaacacaaggtGCCTCCGTCTCCTGGCACGCCGCCTCGCCGTCCCCGTCAGGAGACTCTAGAGACAGTCCGTTAAAAATGGAGCGCTTCTGCGTCGCCACGGGGATGTTGAGGCTGCTCTTGAGAAAGATGCAGTCGTTGCTGAACAGTTTGTTGGCTCTCTTGATTTGCTCCATCTGGGAAAATTTCATAGCAAATGCAATTCACGTCTCATCCGCTTGACATTTTACATTTCCATCATTTTAATGACACCATGAATGTCTGGACTGACatcaaataataatagaaacatCTTTGAAGAGTACCTACCTATCGTCATACCAAGTTCATGGATCAAAAACTCTAATGTATTGACTCGAATATAAGAGGGTTTTCCCCCCCCAAAGGaaacatgtctgaaaaagaTGGGTCATATTATATTCCGGGTCTAGAGGTTTATACATGGAAACTAACAGGCCGTTGCCCCATGCCACGCGTTCTACCACgcacacagagggagagagcgGAGAGACTATAATGTCAACACTCGTCTGTACAGTCTTCACAACTAACTGCTTCACGGACACGCGCATTGGCACGCAGTGCACGGCAACGATGCTCTTTAaaactacaggtggtcctcgggttatgcACAAGTTCCGTTTCTCAACTGTGGTGCAAGTgcagttttggtgtaagtcggaTATTATACCTAAATTGACTCCTAAATCACTGTACACAGAAGACATGAAAGTCATCAAATGTAGTAATAAAACACTGAATTAccagaattaaatgaaactaaTAAAATTGTGTACTGATTATCTGTGTGGCTGCATGCAGAGAAGACAGCcgtgtttgctgatgttgttgtagCATGGTTCGGCTGACAGTAGCCCGTTTTGTTTTCGCAATAAAGAGGTTGTTGATCGACAGCCTCCTCATCATCCTGACGTCCAGCTGGTCGTTACAACACAAACATTATCCTTAATGATAGCAGCTAAAGtcaagccaatattgagcacaaACTATTTTCTTCCGCGGTGCACTGCACTGTAACAACTTCTCGAACAAGTCTCGTGTTTGCGGACCAATCTCCGCctgggaatctctgtgtggagtttgcatgttctccccgtgtgtgcgtgggttctcccgtttcctcccacattaaaaaaaaacttgcatgttTGGTGAACTGGCGACTCTACagtaaattgtccacaggtacgAATGTGAGTTTGAATGATAGTTGCGATCGTGCAATTGTCCGGCAACCGGTccaggtgtaccctgcctctcacccgaagtcagctggggtaggctccagcatacccccgcaaccctagtgaggataagcagcatagaaaacaaaTGGATGGATCGCCATCTGACaggatacattttttaaaaagcttgaTTTTCTCTTCAACTTCCAAAAACAAGTCTTGTACTTGGGTCAATATAGGAGTAAGTAAGTAATCGGGTATTTTTATTGGTGGAGTACACTTGCCACACGTGTCACATCAGTGTCCCAAGTGTAGACTTGTCTAAGAGCCCAAGTTTGTCTATGCCTGCAAGATGCAACAATAACATCCTGTGGGCTACCTTAGATGGCAGCACAAATAGATTGCACAACGCATTGCAGTGCGTAAAATCCGTATGAGAtgatatttttcaaaaagtcaACTTACCGTTACACCATATTTAAGGGCAATCCCCTGCAGGGTATCGCTGTCTGTAACCCGATGCTCTATGTATTTCTCCCCCAGAGATGCCGTGACGCTAGCTGTGCTTCCATAAGAACGTATTTTAGTCCGAGCCAAGCTCTGGGACAGTTCACTCTCTGACTCGGAACCGGACCTCGATCGAGGGAAGATAGGCTGCCCGATtcgccctcctcctccatccCGCATCGGTAACACCGGAGAGAACTCCGCCATCTTCTTTTAATGTAAAACAGCGCCTAGTGACCTCGGTGAATATTAACGTCCAAATGAAGGAGCTCCGGATAAATAAAACACCGTTTTAGAGTGTGAAACGGCTCCCATCCCCGGTTGCATTCACCCTGTTAGCCGAAGACAAGAGCCATGTTTCGGGGAGCACCACCTCACAGCCCGCTTTCGTCATTGGCCCGCTACGTTGACGTGATGACGCAGGGAGCGTTAGCGCATCCAatcaagaagaagaacaacGATATGGTTCCGTTacgctttcaaaataaatttaTATGGGTTCGTTCCCTTTTTGGTATAAAATGTGAATCGCTTAGCCTTAAATAATAGTCTTCTTTATTTGCGCCGAATTGTTACATCTATTATAGGGaacctttattttttattctcattCGTATGATAATAATTTTTCTggggttttatttttaagggaatGTTACCAACATTCCATATTATGGACATCATAGGTTATCAGCGTCAACATTTATATCAGCAGTGTTCAATCTGATTCTTATCTGTAGCTTGAAAGcaagggttttcaaagtgtgagccagagaagcttgagaaaaatagagaaaaacatATCTCAAACGTACTCAGCCAAGTTCAGTTGTGTCAAAGGTaaaaaattattgttttttaattactaAAATGAGAATGCAAACAGAGTCTGGGATGAGAAGAAAAcgccacaaaatatgctccagaaaatctgttttaaatgGAACAAGGGAGAGGCCCCaccaataatactgtatattcagcTAAGTGTGTATAGTGTATATTACATAAATTCACTGCAGATTTACTCATTCCTGAGTATGATGCAGTCCACGTCAAAgagcaaccacaataataaccaGTGTTGAATGAATAACCCTGTGAATGatatccagggtgtaccctgcctctcgcccaaagtcagctgggataggctccagcatacccccgcgaccatagtgaggataagcggcatagaaaaaagatggatagattaatgaatgaataccCCTCAAACAGGTCATTAATTTAGGTTAACTAGGTtactcaaacaaacaaaaatcttAAGAATTAAGACAGTAATTGATTATTGTTTTCCCCATTCACTAGGCCTCTACTGTATGGCTCAAAGCGTGCATGTGACAAATTGTAAAACAATGACGTGGGTCTCTTTATGCATGGGAAAAACAGTGTTCTTCTCAACTGGATCTTTCATCTTTACAATgaagaaactaaaaaaaataaaacgataTGTTATAACCTCCTTGCCATTTTCAGTGGATTCGATGGCATTTTCAATGAACTTCTCAGTAAAATTAAATTTGCAGTCTCCATTACCCTACGTTATATAAAAAGGTGTGAACTCATGAATATTTGATTTACTTCCTGATATCAGCCCGTACTGTAGCTCTAAGGAGCAACAGGTTAGTTAATCATTGTGGAACTGCAGAGGGAAAGACCATAATTGGACTCCAGGATAATAACATTATAAAGAACTCTGAACTCATGGCGGGAACGACTCTTATGCATGTTCTCCTCACATTTTTACTCACGATATCAACAAGCCTGCTGTTTACTTAAAAAGTTATACCTTTTGAATGACGTTATAGAAAAAAATGGTCCTGAATTCAATCAAAGGGGTTGAACACGCTGATTGTATGACTGCACTGGAGGATGCTGATGAAATGTGCTCATGTGTTATTCACCTGGAGCACACAAAGAGTGCAGGTGCTGCTTTGGGATGCATACAGTGAAATCTAATTCGCTCAGTTACAAAATTCATGATGTTCAAATGGTGAATCTATTAAATGAGCCCCTCTTGGTTAGAGATGAAATCACTTcctgacattttcaaaatggaAATCAAACTATTACGCTTATGGAAGAGTGTACAAAGAGACCATGGGGTGCAACTTCTACTCATTTATTATACGCGATGGATGGATGACGTCATTATTGAGTGCACTGCTAATATACTTatccatatcatcatatcatttGTGGTTGTCAATGAGGTACACTTGTGGGGAGCGACAAGTAGGACAACTGTGAATAGGACAATCGGCGATTTCATCTGCATCCctctaaaaacaaataaaggagACAGCAGGATATAGGGGAGGAGTTAGAGCAAGATGAGTCACCTTTCAATGGGTTTCCATGACAACAGTCTCTCCTCCTGATCTGGGTTGCACCCACAGATCTTGAGAGCTAAGATACCTATTCCAATCAGCGCAACATCCTTCTAGGCTTTCTTCATCTTTGTTGACAACAAGCTAATTAATTCACTGATCACACTAATACAATGTTTTCTTTACACGTCTTACTGACCCAAAAGTTTCTGTTTCCCAGACTAAGTAAAGTAAGTCTCTTCTGACCCCTATTGGAAAGCTGAGGTAACACACTTTGGTTAGTTGTCTATCTCAACCACTAGATGTCACTATTGAATACTGAGGTTAAATAGAGAAGGGAAATTTCGATTACTGTAGGTAAAAGAGCTCAACTGTGTGCATGTATTCCAGTAAATACGTTTATGTTGTTATCAACTAACAGTAGAGAAGGTTTTGTTAGCTATTTTAGCTTGACATTTAAGCATGTCAAATGCATTCCAGATAtctttatgctctgctgaatgaataagTGAATGCCAAGATGGGAGGATtgtatacccaagctcaccagaaggtaatcagacttttacagcaaagtatcagaacttttcctggagaaggaaagggtGCGTGTACTTCATACACAGGAAAATAGGTAAGACTACAAAAGTTTTTCATTTATAACGGGGCAAAGAAGTGTTtgcaaacatttgtttttaaccaaagtgaattattgtcTTTGAGCaacctgcattaaaaaaaaaaaactcaggagTCAGTACCACACCAGCCATGAATCTCACCATATGTCACTGATGACTAGATATTACATATAACACACAACTAAAACATACAAATGACAATTTTCCACTCCTGACAGGGGTTTGAAAGCAAAAGTAGGTTAGTCATTGTGGGACCGAGAGAGACGACTATTTCAAGACTCCGTCGGTACATTTTAATGTCAGAATGTTCCCTTGTGTTACTTCAGGGGCATCCTGCTTTTAAAACCTGATATTTAAACCTCGTTTCCAGCATCGCATTCAAGACATAACaactgttgtttttgtcattttttgccGGAATTCAAGACTTGTTGCAAGCCATCAGCTATCATCCTAAAAGGCATGTTTTCAGTTTGGAAAAGCCCAGTGTTACGCTTCCCTATAATGCCTTGTTGATGCTATTCTATTGCTTTCTAAATCCCCTTCACCCTCTCATAACTCTTTTTTTTGCCAGTGAACGTCATGTCATATTACTGAGTACATTGTTCAGGGTTTACATGACAGACTTCACTGCTGCATAAAATCTGATAAACTCTGAGGTCTCTGCAGGCGAACATACCTGAACTAAGCCCCCATTGTTTGAGAGGTAGAGGTGCACCCAAAACCAATGTTATCATTAAGATTTGCGTAACAACTGATCTCGCCTTTGACTTTGGCAATCTTGGAAAGTTTGAAAATAATGAAAGTGAATTCCTTTCCTACCTGTCCCACATACTCAAAAAACATTAGGAGGGGAAGAGAAACAACCTGTTCACTTGCTGTAGATATGCAAGGTTATTCTACATTTTACTTATATTTCAGTGAATGACAGTGATGACCAAATTCAGGCATTTTCAGTAGATGTATATTTATGAAGATAATACTATTTATAATTAGTGGTTTGTTAAGGGTGTCCCTGTaggtcatgcatgtggtgtttCCAGTTGTGACGGCACATGAAACTACACTAGATGATAGCAATGTCTGAAGACATTGCATGTGAACAAGCAGAATGAAGAGATGAAGGGAAAAACAGAAATGAGCAGGAAAGTCGTGAGTGTCGAAATGCAGAATGATTATACGAATATTTAGGACACAGGCGAAAAGAAGTGGAATCAACCAAAATAAGTAGACCAAGTGACTGCACAGCATTATTGAATAGCATGGTATGGTAGTGTCTGCATATGTCActgaaaatgtcacaaaaaaaagctacaacgctaatgttagcatgtcagcAATGCTAATATTATCCTGCAAAATCTAGCATGATAGAGCTGAGTGTCtgtcaatgttaataataatgaaaatggctaaaaatgctactatgctagtgttagcatgctaccacTTAACAAGATAGCACAAAGTGTTTCTATGAGTTGTATttataaaaacggctaaaatcGTTGCAGTGCTATAGCATGCAACACCTAGATTGGTAGTGTCTGTGTATGTACGGcagaaaatgctactatgctaatgctatcatgctagcaatgctaacaatgCAATATACCAGGAATGCTAAATATCGTGATTGTGATTGTGCATTTTGACTTTCGAATTAGGGACGcttcgatcagggttttatgctgccgattctgctaccgatcatccatgagtgaaatagATAGACACCAATCACacagattaagtgtacattttaaaatacatttatgatgagtgctattggcgcGTGGTGCCATATAAGGGGGAAAAGTTGGGACAATtccaagacaaacaaaaaaaggtaattattaaaaagataattattagttttattaaaaAGGGAGGCACCcttgctattggctatatgagaCTAAAAAGGgaagcataaaatcaccttgattttgacaaaaacatatt
The sequence above is a segment of the Dunckerocampus dactyliophorus isolate RoL2022-P2 chromosome 3, RoL_Ddac_1.1, whole genome shotgun sequence genome. Coding sequences within it:
- the lysmd2 gene encoding lysM and putative peptidoglycan-binding domain-containing protein 2; the encoded protein is MAEFSPVLPMRDGGGGRIGQPIFPRSRSGSESESELSQSLARTKIRSYGSTASVTASLGEKYIEHRVTDSDTLQGIALKYGVTMEQIKRANKLFSNDCIFLKSSLNIPVATQKRSIFNGLSLESPDGDGEAACQETEAPCVVLQQDVEGPSPSPSPPPEDSKAPRPQAEELSAKDFLHRLDMQIKQSKQAARRLKEEEVRSGEGNYTAPTTSYQEI